One Panthera leo isolate Ple1 chromosome B1, P.leo_Ple1_pat1.1, whole genome shotgun sequence DNA window includes the following coding sequences:
- the ING2 gene encoding inhibitor of growth protein 2 isoform X1 — translation MLGQQQQQLYSSAALLTGERSRLLTCYVQDYLECVESLPHDMQRNVSVLRELDNKYQETLKEIDDVYEKYKKEDDSNQKKRLQQHLQRALINSQELGDEKIQIVTQMLELVENRARQMELHSQCFQDPAEGERASEKAKVESSQPERSSRRPRRQRTSESRDLCHMTNGIEDCDDQPPKEKKSKSAKKKKRSKAKQEREASPVEFAIDPNEPTYCLCNQVSYGEMIGCDNEQCPIEWFHFSCVSLTYKPKGKWYCPKCRGDNEKTMDKSTEKAKKDRRSR, via the exons ATGttagggcagcagcagcagcaactatACTCGTCGGCCGCGCTCCTGACCGGGGAGCGGAGCCGGCTCCTCACCTGCTACGTGCAGGACTACCTCGAGTGTGTGGAGTCGCTGCCCCACGACATGCAGAGGAACGTGTCTGTGCTTCGGGAGCTGGACAACAAATATCAAG aAACGTTAAAGGAAATTGATGATGTCtatgaaaaatacaagaaagaagaTGATTCAAACCAGAAAAAACGCCTACAGCAGCATCTCCAGAGAGCATTAATCAATAGTCAGGAATTGGGAGATGAAAAAATTCAGATTGTCACGCAGATGCTCGAATTGGTGGAAAATCGGGCAAGGCAGATGGAGCTGCATTCACAGTGCTTTCAGGATCCTGCTGAAGGTGAGCGCGCCTCGGAGAAGGCAAAGGTGGAGTCCAGCCAACCAGAAAGATCTTCCAGAAGACCCCGCAGACAGAGAACCAGTGAAAGCCGTGATTTATGCCACATGACGAATGGGATTGAAGACTGTGATGATCAGCCacctaaagaaaagaaatccaagtcAGCCAAGAAAAAGAAGCGCTCCAAGgccaagcaggagagggaagctTCGCCTGTTGAGTTTGCAATAGATCCCAATGAACCTACGTACTGTTTATGTAACCAAGTGTCTTATGGGGAAATGATCGGATGTGACAATGAACAGTGTCCAATTGAATGGTTtcacttttcatgtgtctcacTCACCTATAAACCAAAGGGGAAATGGTATTGCCCAAAGTGCAGGGGAGATAATGAGAAAACAATGGACAAAAGTACTGAGAAGGCAAAAAAGGATAGAAGATCGAGGTAG
- the ING2 gene encoding inhibitor of growth protein 2 isoform X2: MIGLISVRETLKEIDDVYEKYKKEDDSNQKKRLQQHLQRALINSQELGDEKIQIVTQMLELVENRARQMELHSQCFQDPAEGERASEKAKVESSQPERSSRRPRRQRTSESRDLCHMTNGIEDCDDQPPKEKKSKSAKKKKRSKAKQEREASPVEFAIDPNEPTYCLCNQVSYGEMIGCDNEQCPIEWFHFSCVSLTYKPKGKWYCPKCRGDNEKTMDKSTEKAKKDRRSR; the protein is encoded by the exons ATGATAGGACTGATCTCTGTTAGGG aAACGTTAAAGGAAATTGATGATGTCtatgaaaaatacaagaaagaagaTGATTCAAACCAGAAAAAACGCCTACAGCAGCATCTCCAGAGAGCATTAATCAATAGTCAGGAATTGGGAGATGAAAAAATTCAGATTGTCACGCAGATGCTCGAATTGGTGGAAAATCGGGCAAGGCAGATGGAGCTGCATTCACAGTGCTTTCAGGATCCTGCTGAAGGTGAGCGCGCCTCGGAGAAGGCAAAGGTGGAGTCCAGCCAACCAGAAAGATCTTCCAGAAGACCCCGCAGACAGAGAACCAGTGAAAGCCGTGATTTATGCCACATGACGAATGGGATTGAAGACTGTGATGATCAGCCacctaaagaaaagaaatccaagtcAGCCAAGAAAAAGAAGCGCTCCAAGgccaagcaggagagggaagctTCGCCTGTTGAGTTTGCAATAGATCCCAATGAACCTACGTACTGTTTATGTAACCAAGTGTCTTATGGGGAAATGATCGGATGTGACAATGAACAGTGTCCAATTGAATGGTTtcacttttcatgtgtctcacTCACCTATAAACCAAAGGGGAAATGGTATTGCCCAAAGTGCAGGGGAGATAATGAGAAAACAATGGACAAAAGTACTGAGAAGGCAAAAAAGGATAGAAGATCGAGGTAG